The Hydrogenophaga crocea genome contains a region encoding:
- the ybgF gene encoding tol-pal system protein YbgF, giving the protein MTSLRHPRALATAALLAMGSAWSPMAHAIFGDDEARRAIIELRQQVDANKAANAAAERGLRESDASIQRSMLELANQIEQLRGEIARLRGQNEQLAREVSELQRAQKDAQAGVDERLRQFEPVKVELDGRSFNAQPAEKADYDAAMATLRRSDFPAAVAAYSGFLRKYPSSGYTPVVLYWLGNAQYAARAYKDAVDTHQRLVREFPDHPRTPEAMLAMANSQVELKDPRGARKTLEDLVKAHPQSEAASAAKERLARLK; this is encoded by the coding sequence ATGACCAGCCTGCGCCATCCCCGCGCCCTGGCCACCGCCGCGCTGCTCGCGATGGGCAGCGCGTGGTCGCCGATGGCGCACGCCATCTTCGGCGACGACGAGGCCCGCCGCGCGATCATCGAGCTGCGCCAGCAGGTCGATGCGAACAAGGCCGCCAACGCCGCCGCCGAGCGCGGCCTGCGCGAGAGCGACGCGAGCATCCAGCGCAGCATGCTCGAGCTGGCGAACCAGATCGAGCAGTTGCGCGGCGAGATCGCGCGCCTGCGTGGCCAGAACGAGCAGCTCGCGCGCGAGGTGTCCGAGCTGCAACGCGCCCAGAAAGACGCGCAGGCCGGCGTTGACGAGCGGCTGCGCCAGTTCGAGCCCGTCAAGGTCGAGCTCGACGGCCGCAGCTTCAACGCCCAGCCGGCCGAGAAGGCCGACTACGACGCTGCCATGGCCACGCTGCGCCGCTCCGACTTTCCCGCGGCGGTTGCGGCCTACAGCGGCTTTCTGCGCAAGTACCCGAGCAGCGGCTACACGCCCGTGGTGCTCTACTGGCTGGGCAACGCGCAGTACGCGGCGCGCGCCTACAAGGACGCGGTCGACACGCACCAGCGCCTGGTGCGCGAGTTCCCCGACCACCCGCGCACGCCCGAGGCCATGCTCGCCATGGCGAACAGCCAGGTCGAGCTCAAGGACCCGCGCGGCGCGCGCAAGACGCTCGAAGACCTCGTGAAGGCGCACCCGCAGAGCGAGGCCGCGTCGGCGGCCAAGGAACGGCTGGCCCGCCTGAAGTGA
- a CDS encoding YeeE/YedE family protein: MDELAALNSLRHTVLWAAFAVAAAFGFIAQRTHFCTMGAVSDIVNMGDWNRMRMWGMAVGVAAIGFYALGWLGLIDTSASIYTGKRIVWLSALVGGALFGVGMVLASGCGSKTLVRIGGGSLKSLVVFFVMGLAAFMTLRGVFAVARNATVDQVAFEIGAGAALPAWLATGFGVEPGVAGLAAALLVGGALIVWALLGADFRTFNNLLGGLGIGLVIVGMWWVSGRLGFVPEHPETLDPVYLASNTGRMESLTFTAPMAYTLDWLIFFSDKSKLLTFGVVTVLGVVAGSLLCALIDRSFRWEGFRDTQDTALHLVGAVLMGVGGVTALGCTVGQGLSGLSTLSLISAIAVAGIMAGAVLGFKFQIWLLERSA; encoded by the coding sequence ATGGATGAACTCGCCGCGCTGAACTCCCTTCGTCACACCGTGCTGTGGGCCGCGTTTGCGGTCGCGGCCGCCTTCGGTTTCATCGCCCAGCGCACCCATTTCTGCACCATGGGCGCGGTCAGCGACATCGTGAACATGGGCGACTGGAACCGCATGCGCATGTGGGGCATGGCGGTGGGCGTCGCGGCCATCGGCTTCTACGCGCTGGGCTGGCTGGGCCTGATCGACACCAGCGCCTCCATCTACACCGGCAAACGCATCGTCTGGCTCTCGGCCCTGGTGGGCGGCGCGCTGTTCGGTGTCGGCATGGTGCTGGCCTCGGGCTGCGGCAGCAAGACACTGGTGCGCATCGGCGGCGGCAGTCTCAAATCGCTGGTGGTGTTCTTCGTGATGGGTCTGGCCGCCTTCATGACCCTGCGCGGCGTGTTCGCCGTGGCGCGCAACGCCACCGTCGACCAGGTGGCCTTCGAGATCGGCGCCGGCGCCGCGCTGCCCGCGTGGCTGGCCACGGGCTTCGGTGTCGAGCCCGGCGTGGCGGGCCTCGCGGCCGCGCTGCTCGTGGGCGGCGCGCTGATCGTGTGGGCGCTGCTCGGCGCCGATTTCCGCACCTTCAACAACCTGCTCGGTGGCCTGGGCATCGGCCTCGTGATCGTGGGCATGTGGTGGGTCAGTGGTCGGCTGGGCTTCGTGCCCGAGCACCCCGAAACGCTGGACCCGGTCTACCTCGCGAGCAACACCGGTCGCATGGAGTCGCTCACCTTCACCGCGCCCATGGCCTACACGCTCGACTGGCTGATCTTCTTCAGCGACAAGAGCAAGCTGCTCACCTTCGGTGTGGTCACGGTGCTGGGCGTGGTCGCGGGCTCGCTGCTGTGCGCGCTGATCGACCGCAGCTTCCGCTGGGAAGGTTTCCGCGACACGCAGGACACGGCGCTGCACCTCGTGGGCGCGGTGCTCATGGGCGTGGGCGGTGTGACCGCGCTCGGTTGCACCGTGGGCCAGGGCCTGTCGGGCCTGTCCACGCTGAGCCTCATC
- the pal gene encoding peptidoglycan-associated lipoprotein Pal codes for MSKTLSMRRFNGVLVTLIAAFTLAACGSGVRLDQPPVEDRSGTATGAGGAGAGGAGSGVDPRGVAGVQVPSTVGNQPAALQRVIYFDYDSFDVKPEAASLLEANARYLNANRAVRVQLEGHTDERGGREYNLALGQKRAEAVRRALSLLGVQDAQMEAVSFGEEKPAATGADEAAWAKNRRVELTYR; via the coding sequence ATGTCCAAGACCCTGTCCATGCGCCGCTTCAACGGCGTGCTCGTCACCCTCATCGCCGCCTTCACGCTCGCCGCCTGCGGCTCCGGTGTCCGCCTCGACCAGCCGCCCGTTGAAGACCGCAGCGGCACCGCCACCGGCGCCGGTGGGGCCGGCGCTGGCGGCGCGGGCAGCGGCGTCGACCCGCGCGGCGTGGCCGGCGTGCAGGTGCCCTCGACCGTGGGCAACCAGCCCGCCGCCCTGCAGCGCGTGATCTACTTCGACTACGACAGCTTCGACGTCAAGCCCGAAGCCGCGTCGCTGCTCGAGGCCAACGCGCGCTACCTCAACGCCAACCGCGCCGTGCGCGTGCAGCTCGAAGGCCACACCGACGAGCGCGGCGGCCGCGAATACAACCTGGCCCTGGGCCAGAAGCGCGCCGAGGCCGTGCGCCGTGCGCTGTCGCTGCTGGGCGTGCAGGACGCCCAGATGGAAGCGGTGAGCTTCGGTGAAGAGAAGCCGGCCGCCACCGGCGCCGACGAAGCCGCCTGGGCCAAGAACCGCCGCGTCGAACTGACCTACCGCTGA